The following proteins are co-located in the Castanea sativa cultivar Marrone di Chiusa Pesio chromosome 8, ASM4071231v1 genome:
- the LOC142607178 gene encoding uncharacterized protein LOC142607178 — translation MGTENKSKSHTNDNRGNNSRKRKPRYLPHNKAVKKKGSYPLRPGVQGFFITCDGGREHQACHEAINVIDSFYEELVHGKDSGVKLAELPNKPSNKKIKFSYSDSSSSDDDDEEEEEEEEEDNDKSDTRGDDTASHKDAINQESNPQDAINQESDPRTKDDVNHGNQTEEKDNDGDGKNDENQPDNDNNGDGKNHENQPKETEEPPAKKQCVETVATKSVIHAKVEEMSIDKLIEAELEELGDKSKRRFFKLDTSCNGVVFIQMRKRDGEPSPIDIVQHMMTSLASTRKHMSRFILRILPIEVGCYASEEEISRAIKPLVAEYFPVETQNPQKFAVLYEARANSGIDRMKIINAVAKSIPGPHKVDLKNPDKSIVVEIVKLGGQRSILEPDVERQPIP, via the exons ATGGGGACAGAGAACAAATCGAAGTCACACACGAACGACAACAGAGGCAACAACAGTAGGAAGAGAAAGCCGCGCTATCTTCCCCACAat AAGGCAGTGAAGAAGAAGGGTTCGTACCCATTAAGGCCAGGAGTACAAGGATTCTTTATCACCTGTGATGGTGGCCGAGAACACCAGGCCTGTCATGAAGCCATTAACGTTATTGACTCT TTTTATGAAGAGCTAGTCCATGGGAAGGATTCGGGTGTAAAGCTTGCTGAGTTACCTAATAAACCTTCAAATAAGAAGATTAAGTTCTCATATTCTGACTCTTCTAGTagcgatgatgatgatgaggaggaggaggaggaggaggaggaggacaACGATAAATCAGATACTCGTGGGGATGATACTGCTAGTCATAAAGATGCGATAAATCAGGAGTCCAATCCTCAAGATGCAATAAATCAGGAGTCCGATCCTCGTACAAAAGATGATGTGAACCATGGAAATCAGACTgaagaaaaagataatgatGGGGATGGTaagaatgatgagaatcaaccaGATAATGATAATAATGGGGATGGTAAGAATCATGAGAATCAACCAAAAGAAACTGAGGAGCCTCCAGCAAAGAAACAATGTGTAGAAACAGTTGCAACGAAATCTGTGATCCATGCAAAAGTGGAGGAGATGTCCATTGATAAACTAATTGAGGCTGAACTTGAAGAATTGGGAGATAAGAGCAAG AGGCGCTTTTTCAAGCTTGATACATCTTGTAATGGTGTTGTCTTTATTCAAATGCGGAAGAGAGATGGAGAACCCAGCCCCATAGATATTGTGCAGCACATGATGACATCTCTTGCATCAACAAGGAAACACATGTCAAG GTTCATCTTAAGGATATTACCTATTGAAGTGGGCTGCTATGCTTCTGAGGAAGAAATTTCAAGAGCAATCAAACCTCTTGTTGCAGAATATTTTCCAGTGGAAACTCAAAACCCACAAAAG TTTGCAGTATTGTATGAAGCCCGTGCAAATAGTGGTATTGACCGGATGAAGATCATAAATGCAGTTGCAAAATCTATCCCTGGACCGCATAAAGTTGATCTTAAAAATCCTGATAAATCCATTGTAGTTGAAATTGTCAAG CTAGGAGGTCAAAGATCCATCCTAGAACCAGATGTGGAGCGGCAACCCATTCCCTAA